The Nerophis ophidion isolate RoL-2023_Sa linkage group LG24, RoL_Noph_v1.0, whole genome shotgun sequence genome includes a region encoding these proteins:
- the vps29 gene encoding vacuolar protein sorting-associated protein 29 isoform X2: MLVLVLGDLHIPHRCNSLPAKFKKLLVPGKIQHILCTGNLCTKESYDYLKTLAGDVHIVRGDFDENLNYPEQKVVTVGQFKIGLIHGHQVIPWGDMASLALLQRQLDVDILISGHTHKFEAFENENKFYINPGSATGAYTALESNIIPSFVLMDIQASTVVTYVYQLIGDDVKVERIEYKKS; encoded by the exons TTGGTCCTGGTCTTAGGCGACCTGCACATCCCCCACCGGTGCAACTCCCTGCCAGCCAAGTTCAAGAAGCTGCTGGTCCCGGGGAAGATCCAGCACATCCTTTGCACGGGCAACCTGTGCACCAAGGAGAGCTACGACTACCTGAAGACCCTCGCAGGCGACGTCCACATCGTCCGCGGAGACTTCGACGAG AACCTGAACTACCCTGAGCAGAAGGTGGTGACGGTGGGCCAGTTCAAGATCGGGCTGATCCACGGGCACCAGGTGATCCCGTGGGGGGACATGGCCAGCCTGGCGCTGTTGCAGAGGCAGCTGGACGTGGACATCCTCATCTCGGGCCACACGCACAAGTTCGAGGCCTTTGAGAACGAGAACAAGTTCTACATCAACCCGGGCTCCGCCACCGGGGCGTACACTGCGCTGGAAAG CAACATCATCCCCTCCTTCGTACTCATGGACATCCAGGCGTCCACGGTGGTGACGTACGTGTATCAGCTGATTGGCGACGACGTCAAAGTGGAAAGAATCGAATACAAgaaatcttaa
- the vps29 gene encoding vacuolar protein sorting-associated protein 29 isoform X1 produces MAGHRLVLVLGDLHIPHRCNSLPAKFKKLLVPGKIQHILCTGNLCTKESYDYLKTLAGDVHIVRGDFDENLNYPEQKVVTVGQFKIGLIHGHQVIPWGDMASLALLQRQLDVDILISGHTHKFEAFENENKFYINPGSATGAYTALESNIIPSFVLMDIQASTVVTYVYQLIGDDVKVERIEYKKS; encoded by the exons TTGGTCCTGGTCTTAGGCGACCTGCACATCCCCCACCGGTGCAACTCCCTGCCAGCCAAGTTCAAGAAGCTGCTGGTCCCGGGGAAGATCCAGCACATCCTTTGCACGGGCAACCTGTGCACCAAGGAGAGCTACGACTACCTGAAGACCCTCGCAGGCGACGTCCACATCGTCCGCGGAGACTTCGACGAG AACCTGAACTACCCTGAGCAGAAGGTGGTGACGGTGGGCCAGTTCAAGATCGGGCTGATCCACGGGCACCAGGTGATCCCGTGGGGGGACATGGCCAGCCTGGCGCTGTTGCAGAGGCAGCTGGACGTGGACATCCTCATCTCGGGCCACACGCACAAGTTCGAGGCCTTTGAGAACGAGAACAAGTTCTACATCAACCCGGGCTCCGCCACCGGGGCGTACACTGCGCTGGAAAG CAACATCATCCCCTCCTTCGTACTCATGGACATCCAGGCGTCCACGGTGGTGACGTACGTGTATCAGCTGATTGGCGACGACGTCAAAGTGGAAAGAATCGAATACAAgaaatcttaa